A genomic window from Equus asinus isolate D_3611 breed Donkey chromosome 25, EquAss-T2T_v2, whole genome shotgun sequence includes:
- the FCRL1 gene encoding Fc receptor-like protein 1 isoform X3 — protein sequence MLLRLLLLICVVFLTASPSQPIEGTSMTLTCNIQHTRQKSNFQFQFCFFKDGRVLGKGWNSSPDFQIATIWRENSGSYWCGAKTVPFIETWSRRIQIQVQRVPVSNVSLETQPPGGLVMEGEKLVLVCLVAGGTGDITFFWYKGALGLNLETKTQRSLMAKFEIPTVRESDAEQYYCAADNGYGPSLSGLVSITVRIPVSRPVLTLRAPGAEAVVVDVVELHCEAQRGSPPILYKFYHEDVTLGNSLAPSGGGVSFNFSLTAEYSGNYYCEANNGLGAQRSELVPLNITVPTRDRKELLTSGVIEVLLGILGLGTMALLFCCWLKRKIGRRAARDPPRSPPSPVPQQSTYLNSPDPEQQHPVYENVNVVRGDEVYSLVYHMQQELQPAAVGPPRTHIEDKDSSAIYSWLKKASITDLDYEDAM from the exons TGGTGTTTCTGACAGCCAGCCCCTCTCAGCCCATAGAGGGGACTTCAATGACCCTGACCTGTAATATCCAGCACACTCGACAGAAGTCAAATTTCCAGTTCCAGTTTTGCTTCTTCAAAGATGGTCGGGTCCTGGGGAAGGGCTGGAACAGCTCCCCAGACTTCCAGATCGCCACCATTTGGAGGGAAAACTCAGGGTCCTACTGGTGTGGAGCAAAGACAGTGCCATTCATAGAGACATGGAGCCGGAGAATCCAGATACAAGTGCAGA GAGTTCCTGTCAGTAATGTGAGCTTGGAGACACAACCTCCAGGTGGACTTGTGATGGAGGGAGAGAAGCTGGTTCTTGTCTGCTTGGTCGCTGGGGGCACAGGAGACATCACCTTCTTCTGGTACAAAGGGGCCCTGGGTTTAAACCTGGAAACAAAGACCCAGCGTTCACTGATGGCGAAGTTTGAGATACCTACGGTGAGGGAGAGTGATGCTGAGCAATATTACTGTGCAGCTGACAATGGCTATGGCCCCAGTCTCAGTGGGCTGGTGAGCATCACTGTCAGAA TTCCAGTGTCTCGTCCTGTCCTCACCCTCAGGGCTCCTGGGGCCGAGGCTGTGGTAGTGGACGTGGTGGAGCTTCactgtgaggcccagagaggctctCCTCCAATCCTGTACAAGTTTTATCATGAAGATGTCACCCTGGGGAACAGCTTGGCCCCCTCTGGAGGAGGAGTGTCCTTCAACTTCTCTCTGACTGCAGAATATTCTGGAAACTACTACTGTGAGGCCAACAATGGCCTGGGGGCCCAGCGTAGTGAGCTGGTGCCACTCAACATCACAG TGCCTACAAGGGACAGAAAAGAACTTCTTACTTCAGGAGTCATTGAAGTACTGCTTGGCATCCTTGGTCTTGGCACTATGGCCCTATTATTCTGCTGCTGGCTCAAGAGAAAAATAG GAAGACGTGCAGCCAGGGATCCACCCAG GAGCCCTCCCAGCCCTGTACCCCAACAATCTACCTACCTCAACTCACCTGACCCGGAGCAACAACATCCTGTATACGAAAATG TGAATGTTGTACGCGGGGATGAGGTTTATTCTTTGGTGTACCATATGCAGCAGGAACTGCAACCAGCAGCAG TAGGACCCCCAAGGACACATATTGAGGATAAG GACTCCTCAGCCatatattcttggctgaagaagGCAAGCATTACAGATTTGGACTATGAAGATGCTATGTAA
- the FCRL1 gene encoding Fc receptor-like protein 1 isoform X4 encodes MTLTCNIQHTRQKSNFQFQFCFFKDGRVLGKGWNSSPDFQIATIWRENSGSYWCGAKTVPFIETWSRRIQIQVQRVPVSNVSLETQPPGGLVMEGEKLVLVCLVAGGTGDITFFWYKGALGLNLETKTQRSLMAKFEIPTVRESDAEQYYCAADNGYGPSLSGLVSITVRIPVSRPVLTLRAPGAEAVVVDVVELHCEAQRGSPPILYKFYHEDVTLGNSLAPSGGGVSFNFSLTAEYSGNYYCEANNGLGAQRSELVPLNITVPTRDRKELLTSGVIEVLLGILGLGTMALLFCCWLKRKIGRRAARDPPRSPPSPVPQQSTYLNSPDPEQQHPVYENVNVVRGDEVYSLVYHMQQELQPAAVGPPRTHIEDKDSSAIYSWLKKASITDLDYEDAM; translated from the exons ATGACCCTGACCTGTAATATCCAGCACACTCGACAGAAGTCAAATTTCCAGTTCCAGTTTTGCTTCTTCAAAGATGGTCGGGTCCTGGGGAAGGGCTGGAACAGCTCCCCAGACTTCCAGATCGCCACCATTTGGAGGGAAAACTCAGGGTCCTACTGGTGTGGAGCAAAGACAGTGCCATTCATAGAGACATGGAGCCGGAGAATCCAGATACAAGTGCAGA GAGTTCCTGTCAGTAATGTGAGCTTGGAGACACAACCTCCAGGTGGACTTGTGATGGAGGGAGAGAAGCTGGTTCTTGTCTGCTTGGTCGCTGGGGGCACAGGAGACATCACCTTCTTCTGGTACAAAGGGGCCCTGGGTTTAAACCTGGAAACAAAGACCCAGCGTTCACTGATGGCGAAGTTTGAGATACCTACGGTGAGGGAGAGTGATGCTGAGCAATATTACTGTGCAGCTGACAATGGCTATGGCCCCAGTCTCAGTGGGCTGGTGAGCATCACTGTCAGAA TTCCAGTGTCTCGTCCTGTCCTCACCCTCAGGGCTCCTGGGGCCGAGGCTGTGGTAGTGGACGTGGTGGAGCTTCactgtgaggcccagagaggctctCCTCCAATCCTGTACAAGTTTTATCATGAAGATGTCACCCTGGGGAACAGCTTGGCCCCCTCTGGAGGAGGAGTGTCCTTCAACTTCTCTCTGACTGCAGAATATTCTGGAAACTACTACTGTGAGGCCAACAATGGCCTGGGGGCCCAGCGTAGTGAGCTGGTGCCACTCAACATCACAG TGCCTACAAGGGACAGAAAAGAACTTCTTACTTCAGGAGTCATTGAAGTACTGCTTGGCATCCTTGGTCTTGGCACTATGGCCCTATTATTCTGCTGCTGGCTCAAGAGAAAAATAG GAAGACGTGCAGCCAGGGATCCACCCAG GAGCCCTCCCAGCCCTGTACCCCAACAATCTACCTACCTCAACTCACCTGACCCGGAGCAACAACATCCTGTATACGAAAATG TGAATGTTGTACGCGGGGATGAGGTTTATTCTTTGGTGTACCATATGCAGCAGGAACTGCAACCAGCAGCAG TAGGACCCCCAAGGACACATATTGAGGATAAG GACTCCTCAGCCatatattcttggctgaagaagGCAAGCATTACAGATTTGGACTATGAAGATGCTATGTAA
- the FCRL1 gene encoding Fc receptor-like protein 1 isoform X2, with translation MLLRLLLLICAPLCEPNVVFLTASPSQPIEGTSMTLTCNIQHTRQKSNFQFQFCFFKDGRVLGKGWNSSPDFQIATIWRENSGSYWCGAKTVPFIETWSRRIQIQVQRVPVSNVSLETQPPGGLVMEGEKLVLVCLVAGGTGDITFFWYKGALGLNLETKTQRSLMAKFEIPTVRESDAEQYYCAADNGYGPSLSGLVSITVRIPVSRPVLTLRAPGAEAVVVDVVELHCEAQRGSPPILYKFYHEDVTLGNSLAPSGGGVSFNFSLTAEYSGNYYCEANNGLGAQRSELVPLNITVPTRDRKELLTSGVIEVLLGILGLGTMALLFCCWLKRKIGRRAARDPPRSPPSPVPQQSTYLNSPDPEQQHPVYENVNVVRGDEVYSLVYHMQQELQPAAGPPRTHIEDKDSSAIYSWLKKASITDLDYEDAM, from the exons CTCCACTCTGTGAACCAAATG TGGTGTTTCTGACAGCCAGCCCCTCTCAGCCCATAGAGGGGACTTCAATGACCCTGACCTGTAATATCCAGCACACTCGACAGAAGTCAAATTTCCAGTTCCAGTTTTGCTTCTTCAAAGATGGTCGGGTCCTGGGGAAGGGCTGGAACAGCTCCCCAGACTTCCAGATCGCCACCATTTGGAGGGAAAACTCAGGGTCCTACTGGTGTGGAGCAAAGACAGTGCCATTCATAGAGACATGGAGCCGGAGAATCCAGATACAAGTGCAGA GAGTTCCTGTCAGTAATGTGAGCTTGGAGACACAACCTCCAGGTGGACTTGTGATGGAGGGAGAGAAGCTGGTTCTTGTCTGCTTGGTCGCTGGGGGCACAGGAGACATCACCTTCTTCTGGTACAAAGGGGCCCTGGGTTTAAACCTGGAAACAAAGACCCAGCGTTCACTGATGGCGAAGTTTGAGATACCTACGGTGAGGGAGAGTGATGCTGAGCAATATTACTGTGCAGCTGACAATGGCTATGGCCCCAGTCTCAGTGGGCTGGTGAGCATCACTGTCAGAA TTCCAGTGTCTCGTCCTGTCCTCACCCTCAGGGCTCCTGGGGCCGAGGCTGTGGTAGTGGACGTGGTGGAGCTTCactgtgaggcccagagaggctctCCTCCAATCCTGTACAAGTTTTATCATGAAGATGTCACCCTGGGGAACAGCTTGGCCCCCTCTGGAGGAGGAGTGTCCTTCAACTTCTCTCTGACTGCAGAATATTCTGGAAACTACTACTGTGAGGCCAACAATGGCCTGGGGGCCCAGCGTAGTGAGCTGGTGCCACTCAACATCACAG TGCCTACAAGGGACAGAAAAGAACTTCTTACTTCAGGAGTCATTGAAGTACTGCTTGGCATCCTTGGTCTTGGCACTATGGCCCTATTATTCTGCTGCTGGCTCAAGAGAAAAATAG GAAGACGTGCAGCCAGGGATCCACCCAG GAGCCCTCCCAGCCCTGTACCCCAACAATCTACCTACCTCAACTCACCTGACCCGGAGCAACAACATCCTGTATACGAAAATG TGAATGTTGTACGCGGGGATGAGGTTTATTCTTTGGTGTACCATATGCAGCAGGAACTGCAACCAGCAGCAG GACCCCCAAGGACACATATTGAGGATAAG GACTCCTCAGCCatatattcttggctgaagaagGCAAGCATTACAGATTTGGACTATGAAGATGCTATGTAA
- the FCRL1 gene encoding Fc receptor-like protein 1 isoform X1: MLLRLLLLICAPLCEPNVVFLTASPSQPIEGTSMTLTCNIQHTRQKSNFQFQFCFFKDGRVLGKGWNSSPDFQIATIWRENSGSYWCGAKTVPFIETWSRRIQIQVQRVPVSNVSLETQPPGGLVMEGEKLVLVCLVAGGTGDITFFWYKGALGLNLETKTQRSLMAKFEIPTVRESDAEQYYCAADNGYGPSLSGLVSITVRIPVSRPVLTLRAPGAEAVVVDVVELHCEAQRGSPPILYKFYHEDVTLGNSLAPSGGGVSFNFSLTAEYSGNYYCEANNGLGAQRSELVPLNITVPTRDRKELLTSGVIEVLLGILGLGTMALLFCCWLKRKIGRRAARDPPRSPPSPVPQQSTYLNSPDPEQQHPVYENVNVVRGDEVYSLVYHMQQELQPAAVGPPRTHIEDKDSSAIYSWLKKASITDLDYEDAM; encoded by the exons CTCCACTCTGTGAACCAAATG TGGTGTTTCTGACAGCCAGCCCCTCTCAGCCCATAGAGGGGACTTCAATGACCCTGACCTGTAATATCCAGCACACTCGACAGAAGTCAAATTTCCAGTTCCAGTTTTGCTTCTTCAAAGATGGTCGGGTCCTGGGGAAGGGCTGGAACAGCTCCCCAGACTTCCAGATCGCCACCATTTGGAGGGAAAACTCAGGGTCCTACTGGTGTGGAGCAAAGACAGTGCCATTCATAGAGACATGGAGCCGGAGAATCCAGATACAAGTGCAGA GAGTTCCTGTCAGTAATGTGAGCTTGGAGACACAACCTCCAGGTGGACTTGTGATGGAGGGAGAGAAGCTGGTTCTTGTCTGCTTGGTCGCTGGGGGCACAGGAGACATCACCTTCTTCTGGTACAAAGGGGCCCTGGGTTTAAACCTGGAAACAAAGACCCAGCGTTCACTGATGGCGAAGTTTGAGATACCTACGGTGAGGGAGAGTGATGCTGAGCAATATTACTGTGCAGCTGACAATGGCTATGGCCCCAGTCTCAGTGGGCTGGTGAGCATCACTGTCAGAA TTCCAGTGTCTCGTCCTGTCCTCACCCTCAGGGCTCCTGGGGCCGAGGCTGTGGTAGTGGACGTGGTGGAGCTTCactgtgaggcccagagaggctctCCTCCAATCCTGTACAAGTTTTATCATGAAGATGTCACCCTGGGGAACAGCTTGGCCCCCTCTGGAGGAGGAGTGTCCTTCAACTTCTCTCTGACTGCAGAATATTCTGGAAACTACTACTGTGAGGCCAACAATGGCCTGGGGGCCCAGCGTAGTGAGCTGGTGCCACTCAACATCACAG TGCCTACAAGGGACAGAAAAGAACTTCTTACTTCAGGAGTCATTGAAGTACTGCTTGGCATCCTTGGTCTTGGCACTATGGCCCTATTATTCTGCTGCTGGCTCAAGAGAAAAATAG GAAGACGTGCAGCCAGGGATCCACCCAG GAGCCCTCCCAGCCCTGTACCCCAACAATCTACCTACCTCAACTCACCTGACCCGGAGCAACAACATCCTGTATACGAAAATG TGAATGTTGTACGCGGGGATGAGGTTTATTCTTTGGTGTACCATATGCAGCAGGAACTGCAACCAGCAGCAG TAGGACCCCCAAGGACACATATTGAGGATAAG GACTCCTCAGCCatatattcttggctgaagaagGCAAGCATTACAGATTTGGACTATGAAGATGCTATGTAA